In one Sphingobacterium daejeonense genomic region, the following are encoded:
- a CDS encoding ATP-binding cassette domain-containing protein, with protein MIEVSGLTYTVGNRSLLDNINFEAKSSEILAVIGPNGAGKSTLLKLISKQLKPKIGSIHINGTDLKTIDLKTLSKYRAVLPQSHFLNINLTVFDIAVMGRYPHFKSYPEPIDIEITHQALAEMGMLKFKDRLIHNLSGGEQQRVQLARVLAQIYDNPDAILFDG; from the coding sequence ATGATTGAAGTAAGTGGCTTGACTTATACAGTTGGAAACCGTTCCTTGCTTGACAATATCAACTTCGAAGCAAAGAGTTCTGAAATACTGGCTGTAATAGGTCCAAATGGAGCTGGCAAATCGACTTTACTAAAATTAATCAGCAAGCAATTGAAGCCAAAAATTGGCAGTATCCATATTAACGGCACAGACCTGAAAACAATCGATTTGAAGACGCTATCAAAGTATCGGGCAGTGCTTCCACAGTCGCATTTTCTGAACATCAATCTTACGGTTTTTGATATTGCGGTGATGGGAAGATATCCACATTTCAAATCATATCCCGAACCTATTGATATTGAAATCACACATCAAGCATTAGCAGAAATGGGCATGTTGAAGTTCAAAGATAGATTAATTCATAATCTGTCTGGAGGAGAACAACAACGGGTGCAATTAGCTAGGGTTCTGGCACAGATTTATGATAATCCGGATGCGATATTATTTGATGGATGA
- a CDS encoding FecCD family ABC transporter permease, which translates to MPIQEESVFLAIRAPRVLLGALIGATLSITGCSVQGMFRNPLAEPGLIGVSSGASLFAVMFIVVGHHVFSGLTLMFGYYALSIASFLGALMTTWFLYKFSVTNGKTDISSLLLLGIAINALAIAFTGFFTYIATDDQLRTITFWSLGSLGGANWKTILVILPFSLISIFGLLPLGKALNAMALGESQAEHLGMDIRKINRYIIVLAAIGVGASVAMAGIIGFIALLVPHLLRISISADHKFLLPASALLGSGLLVFADLIARTIVVPAELPIGILTAFMGVPMFVIIILRNKRERRNL; encoded by the coding sequence ATTCCTATTCAAGAAGAGTCAGTTTTTTTAGCGATAAGAGCACCAAGGGTGCTTTTAGGCGCTTTAATAGGTGCTACCTTAAGCATTACAGGCTGTTCGGTTCAGGGGATGTTTCGGAATCCCTTAGCTGAGCCTGGATTGATAGGTGTTTCATCTGGAGCATCATTATTCGCTGTTATGTTTATTGTTGTTGGTCACCATGTTTTTAGTGGTCTTACCTTAATGTTCGGGTACTATGCATTATCGATAGCTTCATTTTTAGGAGCATTAATGACTACATGGTTCTTATATAAATTTTCTGTTACTAATGGTAAAACCGACATATCATCTCTGCTATTGTTAGGTATAGCAATCAATGCACTAGCAATTGCCTTCACGGGTTTCTTTACGTATATCGCTACGGATGATCAATTGCGTACTATTACCTTTTGGTCACTGGGAAGTCTGGGTGGTGCGAACTGGAAGACCATTTTGGTGATCCTTCCCTTTTCCCTAATAAGCATTTTTGGACTTCTTCCTTTGGGGAAAGCGCTAAATGCGATGGCTTTGGGGGAATCGCAAGCAGAGCATCTCGGAATGGATATACGGAAAATAAATCGGTATATAATTGTATTGGCGGCAATTGGTGTTGGTGCTTCAGTTGCTATGGCTGGGATAATAGGTTTTATTGCTTTATTAGTTCCCCATTTACTTCGTATTTCCATATCAGCAGATCATAAATTCTTATTGCCTGCCTCTGCATTATTAGGAAGTGGCTTGTTAGTATTTGCGGATTTGATTGCAAGGACGATTGTTGTACCTGCAGAACTTCCTATCGGCATCTTAACTGCATTTATGGGGGTACCTATGTTTGTCATCATTATTCTAAGGAACAAACGAGAAAGGAGGAATTTATGA
- a CDS encoding AraC family transcriptional regulator — protein sequence MLVYFIYSAIIVLCLLSYQLYLNLAIKGAFEKVLSYLILVILFHIIFAAMFRDIIPGYRYVDIGAPFGLLYGPFLYIGYLAFKRKDISNKTIIIHAIPFLILTIVYIIFLSNEKLRFQYGKLYYIILYSLFGLSWMLYPASILIKGKISDFKQLDVKRLYYYFMVLLLVLAAFIIPTIMSTVINKFDVSKPLSGLTVYIIMMLGISMVYNFLLKLLISQTKNHNSIPIAKPINAAPTTIYSVKLSPDLKHASLKGKILLYLEDKKYLDPEFNLNTMAKDLKLSRSVISQFFKENFNQNVLKTINALRIEEVCQELNKPDFDMNIDELAYRCGFSSRASFYRNFSIEKNCTPIEYREMCLQN from the coding sequence ATGTTGGTTTATTTTATTTATTCAGCAATTATTGTCCTTTGCCTTTTGAGTTATCAACTATATCTCAATTTGGCGATAAAAGGTGCATTTGAAAAGGTGTTGTCTTACCTAATTCTTGTCATCCTTTTTCATATCATATTTGCTGCAATGTTTAGAGATATTATACCAGGATATAGATATGTAGATATCGGAGCTCCATTTGGTTTGCTGTATGGGCCATTTTTATACATCGGGTATTTAGCTTTTAAAAGAAAGGATATTTCAAACAAAACTATTATTATACACGCAATACCTTTTTTAATCCTTACAATCGTATATATTATTTTCCTCAGCAATGAAAAATTAAGATTTCAATATGGAAAATTATATTACATCATTTTATATAGTTTATTCGGATTGTCATGGATGTTATATCCAGCCTCTATTCTGATAAAAGGTAAAATATCTGATTTTAAACAACTTGATGTTAAAAGGCTATATTATTACTTTATGGTTTTACTGTTGGTACTGGCAGCATTTATTATACCTACAATTATGTCAACAGTGATAAATAAATTTGATGTCAGTAAACCACTTTCGGGTTTGACAGTATATATTATTATGATGCTTGGGATCAGTATGGTCTACAATTTCTTATTGAAACTATTGATAAGTCAAACAAAAAACCACAATTCAATTCCAATTGCCAAACCTATTAATGCGGCACCAACTACAATTTATTCAGTCAAATTATCCCCAGATCTAAAACATGCATCTCTAAAAGGTAAAATATTATTATACCTCGAGGATAAAAAATATTTAGATCCAGAGTTCAATCTGAATACAATGGCAAAAGATTTAAAACTTTCAAGATCCGTGATATCTCAATTTTTTAAGGAAAATTTCAACCAAAATGTTCTAAAAACTATTAATGCCTTGCGCATAGAAGAGGTATGTCAAGAATTGAACAAACCAGATTTTGACATGAATATTGACGAATTAGCTTACCGATGTGGATTTAGTTCAAGAGCTTCATTTTACAGAAACTTCAGTATTGAAAAAAACTGTACACCAATTGAATATCGAGAGATGTGTCTCCAAAATTAA
- a CDS encoding DinB family protein codes for MGEQNKDQLEVWMRGPISGISPLLQPVAHALLQIDEDIQKQLSDEIEPYIWIRPFEMANIAFHVQHIAGVIKRMVIYSKGETLTDEELQEIKLEGLQNPEFNNEVLKNRLHEIIENTITYLSSIDSNTLTDVRYLGRKKIPTTQIGLLFHAAEHGQRHYGQLLVTIKTVKGLFLQGSIH; via the coding sequence ATGGGCGAGCAAAATAAAGATCAATTAGAAGTATGGATGCGGGGTCCAATTTCGGGTATCAGCCCATTATTACAGCCTGTGGCGCACGCATTGCTTCAAATCGACGAGGACATCCAAAAGCAATTATCAGACGAAATTGAGCCTTATATTTGGATCCGACCTTTTGAGATGGCCAATATTGCTTTTCATGTACAGCATATCGCTGGCGTTATTAAAAGAATGGTCATCTATTCTAAAGGAGAAACACTTACAGATGAAGAATTACAAGAAATTAAGTTAGAAGGCCTTCAAAATCCAGAGTTTAACAATGAGGTTTTAAAGAATCGGTTGCATGAAATCATTGAGAACACGATAACATATTTAAGCAGCATTGATTCTAATACTTTGACAGATGTACGGTATTTGGGCAGGAAAAAAATTCCGACGACTCAGATTGGATTATTATTTCATGCTGCGGAGCATGGTCAGCGTCATTATGGTCAGCTATTAGTTACCATAAAAACCGTTAAAGGGTTATTTCTTCAAGGCTCTATTCATTAG
- a CDS encoding tetratricopeptide repeat protein has translation MLRYILCFCLLLSVGYQGFAQNNNADKRFNDVMLDLVASNSVEAFRVADSLMQTAKTDLDKIKANLVISFVHQSVGTYSLAVNYAQRADKLSNLLGLLDYETSCAILLASIYREIGVYEESSNYINRAKSNIKGINDSSAYYLLEIQIIQEEAKLLISSKRYSDAIDLINAAILKKGYIDVNHKASILLRSKNHLILADCYNQLGNPSESIPYLKRVLDDVLGMETLLRPYAYQMLTEAYFILGQLDSAKIFFDLGMPYIESSNNMELKSRFYFQSAKYYGKIGDHKLSLTYFDQYSKLIEQNHNTAQIIGNSLLKSNYDEIVLLRRNNLILIWALIIGISLFILYYFIRIYPKNEISESIAQYPQVIESESPSSNYKSLEKDATIVNLDSQISLETETPVGKKTE, from the coding sequence ATGTTAAGATATATCTTATGCTTTTGTTTATTGCTGTCCGTTGGATATCAAGGATTTGCTCAGAATAATAACGCTGATAAGCGCTTTAATGATGTAATGCTGGACTTAGTTGCATCTAATTCTGTCGAAGCTTTCCGCGTGGCAGATTCATTAATGCAAACTGCTAAAACTGATCTTGACAAAATAAAAGCAAACCTCGTCATATCTTTTGTTCATCAAAGCGTAGGAACGTATTCCTTAGCCGTAAATTATGCCCAAAGAGCAGATAAATTGTCCAACCTCCTGGGATTACTAGATTATGAAACAAGTTGTGCAATTTTATTAGCATCAATCTATAGGGAAATAGGAGTTTATGAAGAATCATCAAATTATATCAATAGAGCAAAATCAAATATTAAAGGAATAAATGACAGTAGCGCCTATTATTTGTTGGAAATACAAATCATTCAGGAAGAAGCAAAACTTTTAATCTCCTCCAAAAGATATTCTGATGCTATTGATCTAATAAATGCCGCCATACTCAAAAAAGGATATATTGATGTAAATCATAAAGCTTCCATATTGTTGAGATCAAAAAATCATCTTATCCTTGCTGACTGTTATAATCAATTAGGTAATCCTTCTGAAAGTATACCTTATTTAAAAAGGGTCCTTGATGATGTCTTAGGAATGGAAACACTTTTAAGACCTTATGCTTATCAAATGTTAACTGAAGCATATTTCATCCTCGGCCAATTAGACTCCGCAAAAATATTCTTTGACCTTGGAATGCCATACATTGAAAGTTCAAACAATATGGAGTTGAAAAGTAGATTCTATTTTCAAAGTGCTAAATATTATGGAAAAATCGGTGACCATAAATTGTCACTTACCTATTTTGACCAATATTCCAAACTAATAGAACAGAACCACAATACTGCTCAAATAATAGGTAACAGTCTGTTGAAAAGCAATTACGATGAAATTGTACTTCTAAGAAGAAATAACCTTATACTGATATGGGCACTCATAATTGGTATAAGTTTATTCATACTTTATTATTTCATTAGAATTTATCCAAAAAATGAAATATCTGAAAGTATAGCTCAATATCCTCAAGTCATTGAATCTGAATCTCCCAGTTCGAATTACAAAAGCCTAGAAAAAGATGCTACGATCGTAAATTTGGATTCTCAGATATCTTTGGAAACAGAAACTCCGGTTGGTAAAAAAACTGAATGA
- a CDS encoding ChaN family lipoprotein, with protein sequence MKYFFINLMVFLCFGLVNAQDQYQVFDREGTEVSLAQIITEADEKPLIFFGEIHDQSFAHQAELELFKGLHEKYKGRVVIGMEMFEADVQPIIDEYFFR encoded by the coding sequence ATGAAATATTTCTTCATCAATTTAATGGTCTTCCTATGTTTTGGTTTAGTAAATGCACAAGACCAGTATCAAGTTTTTGATCGAGAAGGCACTGAAGTAAGCCTAGCCCAAATAATAACAGAAGCAGATGAAAAGCCATTAATATTTTTTGGAGAAATCCATGATCAATCTTTTGCCCATCAAGCTGAGTTGGAACTATTCAAGGGACTTCATGAAAAATATAAAGGTCGAGTGGTGATTGGTATGGAAATGTTTGAAGCTGATGTACAGCCCATTATTGATGAATATTTTTTCAGGTAA
- a CDS encoding ChaN family lipoprotein: MKQKSRIWSNYKSDYKPILEYAKENQIKLIGTNVPRRYANAVYHQGLSILDSLSDYAKQFFPKLPIQIDTTIQIYQEMLMMMPDHSNANMIYSQGLKDATMSHFILKNKNADEIFLHLNGSYHSKNKQGILSFLKDYPLEKTITIQTVLRDKDHDIDFSSSDYTIIKI; this comes from the coding sequence TTGAAACAGAAATCCAGGATTTGGTCAAACTATAAGTCAGATTATAAACCGATTTTAGAATATGCCAAGGAAAACCAAATAAAGTTGATTGGTACCAATGTTCCAAGGCGTTATGCGAATGCTGTTTATCACCAAGGTCTAAGTATATTGGATAGTCTTTCAGATTATGCAAAGCAATTTTTCCCGAAACTACCGATTCAGATTGACACTACTATTCAGATCTATCAAGAAATGTTAATGATGATGCCAGACCATAGCAATGCCAACATGATTTATTCACAAGGTCTCAAGGATGCAACGATGTCTCATTTTATTTTAAAGAACAAGAATGCTGATGAAATATTTCTTCATTTGAACGGCTCGTATCATTCCAAAAACAAACAGGGAATTTTATCATTTTTAAAGGATTATCCTTTAGAAAAAACTATTACTATCCAAACGGTTTTGAGGGATAAGGATCATGATATTGATTTTTCTTCGTCCGATTATACCATCATTAAAATTTAG
- a CDS encoding heme/hemin ABC transporter substrate-binding protein → MGQHVSYSHVKIQKKTSESADTSFSDTLRIVSLNGTVSEIISELGLEDQIVGTDVASTYPASMNSKPKVGHNKKVPVEGVMALNPNLIIGTKQEVNPETIEQFKQAGIRTVLFDQEYSVEGTRKLIKGVSDSLKLTQRGDSLIGSFDKAMETVSSYGSESKKPKVLFIYARGAGTMMVGGTGTQVDKVIELAGGINVAKDFADYKPLTPEALVAYNPDVILLFSSGLSSLGNETGMMNIQGVKETNAGRNKKIIAMDGQLLSGFSSRLPIAIEELHSKIH, encoded by the coding sequence TTGGGGCAGCATGTCTCCTATTCTCATGTCAAAATACAAAAGAAAACTTCCGAATCAGCAGACACTTCTTTTTCGGACACGCTTAGGATTGTTTCTTTGAACGGTACAGTTTCAGAAATCATCAGTGAATTGGGGTTGGAGGACCAGATTGTAGGAACAGATGTTGCTTCTACTTATCCTGCCTCCATGAATTCCAAGCCTAAAGTTGGCCATAACAAAAAAGTTCCTGTTGAAGGAGTCATGGCATTAAATCCGAATTTGATCATTGGTACGAAGCAGGAAGTGAATCCTGAAACTATTGAACAGTTTAAGCAAGCAGGTATCAGAACGGTTTTGTTTGATCAGGAATATTCGGTTGAAGGAACTCGGAAATTAATCAAAGGTGTTTCGGATTCATTGAAACTTACGCAACGAGGAGATTCCTTGATTGGGTCCTTTGACAAAGCAATGGAAACCGTTAGTTCTTATGGATCTGAGTCTAAAAAACCCAAAGTTCTTTTCATTTATGCACGTGGCGCTGGCACCATGATGGTTGGTGGTACAGGTACACAAGTTGACAAAGTGATTGAATTAGCTGGAGGGATCAATGTTGCGAAGGATTTTGCGGATTACAAGCCATTAACTCCAGAGGCATTAGTTGCTTACAATCCAGATGTCATTTTATTATTTAGCAGTGGATTAAGCAGTTTAGGAAATGAGACTGGCATGATGAATATTCAAGGAGTTAAGGAAACCAATGCTGGCAGGAACAAAAAAATTATAGCAATGGACGGTCAATTACTATCGGGTTTTAGTTCGAGATTACCGATAGCGATTGAGGAGTTACATTCTAAGATACATTAA
- a CDS encoding helix-turn-helix domain-containing protein: MVKKLNDLEDEKFFLDKSITLGILTNKINSNQKYVSYIIRKYKNQHFNDYILNLRIQYIVNQLESNKIMLDYKLSYLADMSGFTSHSKFTIAFKNVMNITPSQFIEQLKAYKE; the protein is encoded by the coding sequence TTGGTAAAAAAACTGAATGATCTTGAAGATGAAAAATTCTTCCTCGATAAATCTATAACCTTGGGTATTCTTACAAACAAAATTAATTCGAATCAAAAATATGTATCCTATATTATTCGGAAGTATAAAAATCAACACTTCAATGATTATATATTGAATTTGAGAATTCAGTATATCGTAAACCAATTAGAATCGAACAAAATTATGCTGGACTATAAATTGTCCTATTTAGCAGATATGTCAGGATTTACTTCTCATAGTAAATTCACTATTGCCTTTAAGAATGTTATGAATATTACTCCCTCACAGTTTATTGAACAGCTTAAGGCTTACAAAGAATAA
- a CDS encoding hemin-degrading factor yields MENQTALKERFESYKLQNPSSRIREAAKQLGVSEAELVSIGSDNILLLPEFSSILNDIPELGEVMALTRNNYAVHERKGIYTKASFHGHIGLVTNPDIDLRLFMTAWTYVFAVNENNRKSIQFFDRFGEAIHKIYLTENSNAEAFERLLAKYTLNDPPTVQIEVKPFQANIEKLDEDIDVNGFQNEWKSLQDTHDFFGILKKYEVSRLQSMRLAPKGFTYNIPVGQAESLLNLVSSSGIEFMVFVGNKSCLQIHTGKAEKIVRTGPWINILDDKFNLHLNDTEIDSLWIVKKPTNLGLVHSIEAFDREDNLIIQFFGKRKPSIPESEDWRKIVKTIENQI; encoded by the coding sequence ATGGAGAATCAAACAGCATTGAAAGAGAGATTTGAAAGTTATAAGTTACAGAACCCAAGCAGTAGAATTCGTGAAGCTGCAAAACAATTGGGTGTTTCAGAGGCAGAATTAGTAAGCATTGGTTCTGACAATATATTATTGTTACCTGAGTTTAGCAGCATCTTAAATGATATACCGGAGTTGGGGGAAGTTATGGCCTTGACCAGAAACAATTATGCTGTTCATGAAAGGAAAGGAATTTATACAAAGGCCAGTTTTCATGGGCATATTGGTTTGGTCACTAACCCAGATATTGACTTGAGGTTATTTATGACTGCTTGGACGTATGTCTTTGCAGTGAATGAGAACAACAGGAAAAGCATTCAATTCTTTGATCGATTCGGTGAAGCGATTCATAAGATTTACCTAACGGAAAACAGTAATGCGGAAGCATTTGAAAGATTATTAGCTAAATATACTTTGAATGACCCACCTACTGTACAAATAGAAGTTAAGCCATTTCAGGCCAACATTGAAAAGCTTGATGAGGATATTGATGTGAATGGTTTCCAAAATGAATGGAAAAGTTTGCAGGACACGCACGATTTCTTTGGCATTTTGAAAAAATACGAGGTTAGCAGACTACAGTCTATGCGACTGGCTCCGAAAGGATTTACCTACAATATTCCTGTTGGACAGGCTGAAAGTTTATTGAATTTGGTATCTTCAAGTGGAATTGAATTTATGGTTTTTGTGGGCAACAAAAGTTGTTTACAGATCCATACAGGAAAAGCAGAAAAGATTGTAAGAACCGGGCCATGGATTAACATTCTGGATGACAAGTTCAATCTTCATTTAAATGATACCGAAATAGATAGTTTGTGGATTGTTAAGAAACCAACAAATTTGGGCTTGGTACATAGTATTGAAGCTTTTGATAGAGAAGATAATCTTATCATACAGTTTTTTGGAAAAAGAAAGCCGAGCATTCCTGAGAGCGAAGATTGGCGTAAAATAGTTAAAACAATAGAAAATCAAATATGA
- a CDS encoding helix-turn-helix domain-containing protein — translation MKKNIFEILLTIFGIGLLIQILLMMKRYDFPIALIFGPILFFAFLDQLNKKIPIIYYFLHFIPFIIVSILFYTLGENQVILFRHIYFITTLSSLFIYPALVIFSKKRDSSFINEKNLILLEILAILGLAIFFFLNIIYINHISNNFTNVYEQLVIISLMVINVGILTWFLISNRFSPSVFNENNSKKPVETAYISEEEIQLIKSNINQIMETEKLYLDAHFSLEKLAKISGHSKVKISYYIKDQLNVEFEDWLATFRVNHAVDLIHKNDGNLKLEYLANLSGFDSRTAFNKYFKHYVGESPSNYRNKLTK, via the coding sequence ATGAAAAAGAACATATTTGAGATTTTATTGACCATTTTCGGTATTGGTCTATTAATTCAAATTTTATTGATGATGAAAAGGTATGATTTCCCAATCGCATTAATATTTGGACCGATTCTCTTTTTTGCCTTTCTCGACCAACTCAACAAAAAAATACCAATTATTTATTATTTCCTCCATTTCATACCTTTTATAATCGTTTCAATTTTATTTTACACGTTAGGTGAAAATCAGGTTATCCTCTTTAGGCATATATATTTTATAACCACCCTCAGTTCTTTATTCATTTATCCAGCTTTGGTTATATTTTCCAAAAAAAGAGATTCTTCTTTTATAAATGAAAAAAATCTGATTTTACTAGAAATTCTAGCCATACTTGGCTTGGCAATTTTCTTCTTTTTGAATATAATTTATATTAACCATATCTCAAATAATTTTACAAATGTTTATGAGCAGTTAGTAATCATTTCATTGATGGTAATTAATGTTGGTATACTAACTTGGTTCCTTATCTCAAATAGATTTTCTCCTAGTGTATTTAATGAAAACAACTCTAAAAAACCTGTTGAAACAGCTTATATTTCCGAAGAAGAAATACAATTGATCAAAAGCAATATTAATCAGATTATGGAAACTGAAAAACTATACCTAGACGCACATTTTTCATTAGAAAAACTAGCGAAGATTTCAGGACATTCAAAAGTCAAAATATCTTACTATATAAAAGATCAACTTAATGTCGAATTTGAAGATTGGTTAGCAACATTTAGAGTAAATCACGCAGTTGATTTAATCCATAAAAATGATGGAAATTTAAAACTAGAATATTTGGCAAATTTGAGTGGTTTTGACTCTAGAACTGCTTTCAACAAATATTTTAAGCATTATGTAGGAGAATCGCCATCTAACTATAGAAACAAATTAACAAAGTAA
- a CDS encoding bifunctional alpha,alpha-trehalose-phosphate synthase (UDP-forming)/trehalose-phosphatase produces the protein MLQNLDIPATGTLIISNRLPVKIERKKSKLKFTASEGGLATGLGSFYKENGSWWIGWPGIIPKNESEEKLIREELKKLNLIPVFLTEAEIKGYYEGFSNAILWPLCHYRPSYVELKQDYWISYTEANRKFAEAAIPFIEENTHVWVHDYQLMLVPNYIREQKESCSIGYFHHIPFPPIELFKMLPWREELLMGLMGSDLIGFHTYENVDNFLDSSSGILNLPTNINQLKINGRKVLVDVFPMGIDYEKYKNQAVTPETRNYATHLKSLYKDQKIILSVDRLDYSKGILQRLTSFEIMLNNHSELIGKIVLYMLIVPSRDQVGQYKKLRNEIDRKVGNINAVHGKPGWQPIAYFYDSLPFDVLSALYSAADVCWITSLYDGMNLVSKEFIASKQDSTGVLVISEFAGASKELSDALIINPYAVQRTSRTLYEAITMPVEEQDERLKSSQEIVSKFTVHHWVNLFMQRLSEVKNTQRDELARKVREKVEAEIKSSYAKSSNRLILLDYDGTLVGFNKNADKATPTQQVYDVLDQLSRDPKNHISIISGRKYSNLDKWFSERPYYLIAEHGIWSNFPNKEWHLVPGLSNTWKADIHEILQRFTDRTPGSSIEEKSYSLAWHYRKVEKAFGIRQAQELLQELRHLNQVLDLQIINGDRVIEIKSKLINKGKAAINIVDQIKPDFILCIGDDATDEDMFISLPDTSITIKVGDKQSHAKYYVENHEEVLRLLDSLSK, from the coding sequence ATGCTACAAAATCTAGACATACCCGCAACAGGTACTCTAATCATTTCGAATCGCCTACCCGTCAAAATTGAGAGAAAAAAGTCAAAGCTTAAATTTACTGCCAGTGAAGGGGGCTTGGCGACAGGATTAGGATCCTTTTATAAGGAAAATGGATCTTGGTGGATTGGATGGCCAGGGATTATCCCCAAGAACGAATCTGAAGAGAAGTTAATCAGAGAAGAATTAAAAAAGCTGAATCTAATTCCAGTTTTTCTTACTGAAGCAGAAATCAAAGGTTATTATGAGGGTTTTTCAAATGCTATTTTATGGCCTTTGTGTCATTATCGACCAAGTTATGTTGAATTAAAACAAGACTATTGGATTAGTTACACGGAAGCGAACCGAAAATTTGCAGAGGCTGCCATTCCTTTTATTGAAGAAAACACTCATGTTTGGGTTCATGATTATCAATTGATGCTTGTTCCCAATTATATCAGGGAACAAAAAGAATCATGCAGCATAGGTTATTTTCATCATATCCCCTTCCCTCCGATTGAACTTTTCAAAATGCTTCCATGGCGCGAAGAATTGTTGATGGGTTTAATGGGTTCTGATCTCATCGGTTTTCATACTTATGAAAATGTCGATAATTTTTTAGATTCAAGTTCTGGGATTTTGAATTTACCCACGAATATCAATCAATTAAAGATCAATGGTCGTAAAGTTTTGGTGGATGTATTTCCAATGGGAATTGATTACGAAAAATACAAGAATCAAGCAGTTACTCCGGAGACTCGAAATTATGCTACTCATCTAAAAAGCTTATATAAGGACCAAAAGATTATATTGTCTGTTGACCGTTTAGATTACAGTAAAGGTATTTTACAGCGATTGACTTCATTTGAAATCATGTTGAACAATCATTCAGAACTCATTGGGAAGATTGTTTTATATATGCTGATTGTCCCATCTCGGGATCAGGTTGGTCAATATAAGAAATTGAGGAACGAGATTGACCGTAAAGTAGGTAACATCAATGCTGTTCATGGGAAACCTGGTTGGCAGCCTATTGCTTATTTTTACGATTCACTTCCATTTGATGTTTTGTCGGCTTTGTATTCTGCTGCAGATGTATGTTGGATAACCTCATTATACGATGGTATGAATCTGGTTTCCAAGGAATTTATAGCGAGTAAGCAAGATTCAACTGGTGTTTTGGTTATCAGTGAGTTTGCGGGAGCTTCTAAGGAACTTTCGGATGCTTTGATCATCAATCCATATGCGGTTCAAAGGACGAGTAGAACACTTTATGAGGCGATTACGATGCCTGTTGAAGAACAAGATGAAAGGTTGAAATCCAGTCAGGAGATCGTTTCCAAATTTACGGTTCATCATTGGGTTAATTTATTTATGCAAAGGCTTTCTGAGGTCAAAAATACTCAGAGGGATGAATTGGCGCGTAAGGTTCGTGAAAAAGTCGAAGCCGAGATCAAATCATCCTATGCAAAAAGCAGCAATAGGTTGATTCTTTTGGACTATGACGGTACTTTGGTTGGTTTCAACAAGAATGCGGACAAGGCCACTCCTACGCAACAGGTTTACGATGTATTGGATCAATTGAGCAGGGATCCAAAAAACCATATTTCCATTATTTCGGGTAGAAAATACAGCAATTTGGACAAATGGTTTTCAGAAAGACCTTATTACCTAATTGCCGAACATGGAATTTGGAGTAATTTTCCGAATAAGGAATGGCATTTGGTTCCTGGCTTAAGTAATACTTGGAAGGCAGATATTCATGAAATCCTTCAAAGATTTACAGATAGAACTCCTGGATCCTCTATTGAAGAGAAGTCTTATTCCTTAGCATGGCACTATCGAAAGGTTGAAAAGGCTTTTGGTATTAGGCAGGCTCAAGAATTACTTCAGGAATTAAGGCATTTAAATCAGGTTTTGGATTTGCAGATTATCAATGGCGACCGTGTGATTGAAATAAAGAGTAAACTAATCAATAAAGGCAAAGCAGCCATCAACATCGTTGATCAGATAAAGCCAGATTTCATATTGTGCATCGGTGATGATGCTACCGATGAAGATATGTTTATCTCCTTACCTGATACAAGTATCACCATAAAAGTTGGTGATAAACAATCTCATGCGAAGTATTACGTTGAAAATCATGAGGAAGTCCTACGATTATTGGACTCTTTAAGCAAGTAA